The stretch of DNA AACCCAAGACCCGCTACAATATCGGTCTGGCCCGCCGCAAGGGCGTATATGTGCAGGAAGCGGACAGCAGCAACCTTGTCGATTTTTATGGCCTGTATGAACAGACGGCCAGAAGAAACGGCTTTATCCCCTGCTGCATGGAGCAGTTCTCGGCCATGTTCCGATGCAACTTCGGCGCAAAGGATGAGGCTGATATCATCTTCCTGCTGGCGCGGCACGGACGCGATATCCTTTCCGGTGCCATAATAGGCATTTCGGGACAGTCCGCGAACTTCCTGTACGGAGCATCCGGCAACATCAAGCGGAACTACATGCCGTCCAGCCTCATGCACTGGGCAGGCATGTGCATGGCGCGGCAGCGCGGCTGCCTGACCTATGAAATGGGGGCTGTTTCGCCCACGCCTGATGATGAGCATCCTTTTAACGGGCTGCATCGTTTCAAGACCGGCTTCGGCGGCCGCATCGAGTTCCGGAGCGGTTCGTGGGATTACCCCCTGAACGAGGGGGCCTACCGCGCAATTCAGAACGCCGAGACGATGTATCGGGAACTCGGCGCATGAAGGGAACGGTGCGGCAGTGCCGCAGAGGGGTGAAGAAAGGGCGGTAACCGGTTGTCGGTTGCCGCTTTTTTCGTGGGGCGTATGGTCAAAAATCATGGTCCGGCCATTGCGAACTGGTATTCTCGCGGATAAAAACGTCGGAATATCCGATTACTGGAGGTAAACATGATTCTCTGTCGCCGTTTCATCCTTGTCATTCTGGTGCTGTGCTCGGTTGCCATGCTGTCTGCCCCTCACCATGTGCGCGCCGAAGGTTTTAAACAGGTGGTCACAAGCGTCACCACCGATGACGTGAACCGTGCTGCCATGGCCATTCAGTTCACCCGCTCGATCATGCAGGAAAAGAACTGCGCCGGAGTGTTGTTCTTCAATGTGTACGGGGTGAATCTGGTCAACGCGAAAATAGCTTCCCCGACCTATGACAGCGGAGAGAGCATTGCCGCCATGCTTGCCGACTTCATGAAGGCCGGGGGGCAGGTGTTCGCCTGCCCCATGTGCATGAAGCACGTGGGCAAGATGACCAATGCGGATCTTCTGCAGGGTGTTGCCGCCGTGAAGG from Desulfovibrio subterraneus encodes:
- a CDS encoding lipid II:glycine glycyltransferase FemX; translated protein: MVDVIAKATNELYPTDILFQTPYWAQVKSRLGMEPMAFDILSSETWGDVLVLIRNHCGHKLALVPQGPEHAPDEESYGQYLEDLSVALADRLEPDVAFIRYDLPWKSLYADEMQEQGWRAFPEARIREMRMNMGTRFWNFRKAPTDMTVASSLVVDLDGSEDDILGRMKPKTRYNIGLARRKGVYVQEADSSNLVDFYGLYEQTARRNGFIPCCMEQFSAMFRCNFGAKDEADIIFLLARHGRDILSGAIIGISGQSANFLYGASGNIKRNYMPSSLMHWAGMCMARQRGCLTYEMGAVSPTPDDEHPFNGLHRFKTGFGGRIEFRSGSWDYPLNEGAYRAIQNAETMYRELGA
- a CDS encoding DsrE family protein — protein: MILCRRFILVILVLCSVAMLSAPHHVRAEGFKQVVTSVTTDDVNRAAMAIQFTRSIMQEKNCAGVLFFNVYGVNLVNAKIASPTYDSGESIAAMLADFMKAGGQVFACPMCMKHVGKMTNADLLQGVAAVKGAGVKAVSASDTLVLSY